The region GCAGCCGGCGCATCTTGGGCATGTTCTTCACCACCGCCAGGCCATCGTTTTTGATGCGCGTGCGGCGAACATGCAGCTCTTCCAGATTGGTCAATCCACCCAGCTTGATCAGCCCTTCGCTGGTCAGTCTCGTATCATCCAGTTCCAGGATGCGGAGCGTCTTCGTATCAGCCAACTGGCTCAGACCGGCATCCGTAAAGTTCTCGCCCCACACATTGAGCTTCTGCAGGTTCGGGAGTTTGGCAATCAGCGGGAGCGATGCATCGGTTACACGAGTCGCCTGCAGGCGCAGATCGCGCAGTTGAGACAGTCCGGCCAGCGACTTCATTCCTTCATCCGTCACATTCGTAAATCGCAAGTCGAGTGCTCGCAATTTGGCCAGCTTCGAGAGATGTGCCAGAGCCGGGTCGAGAATGTTTGTTCTTCTGAGATACAGCACTTCCAGGTTGGGAAAACTCGCCAGCACCTCAGCCCCGGTATCTGTCAGTTGTGTGTTCTCCAACCCCAGCACGACCAGATTGGTCAACGGCTTCAGCAGCAACACACCTTTGTCGGTAATCTTCGGGCCTTCGAGCCGCAATTCGGTCAGATGAGTCAACTTGGCGACGAGAGCCAGATCGTCATCTCCAATCGAAGTTTCTGCAGCCGTCTCTCCTTCACCAGCGACCTTCGTTCCCTTGACTGTGAAATCAGCCTTGATGACATGTCCGTTAGCGTCCACCGTCAATAGACCACTTCTGGCACGCAACTGTTCAATCAATTTGGGATCATCAGGTGGCGCTGCCTGTTCGCTGGTTGCGGAAGTCGATGTTGGTGCCGATGGCGGAGCACTGGGACAGCCCGACAATGTCGCCATCGTCAGCAGCAGCGAAGCC is a window of Planctopirus limnophila DSM 3776 DNA encoding:
- a CDS encoding leucine-rich repeat domain-containing protein; translation: MICRLDDSNRTACRISALASRVSLTWLAHTKLLAGASLLLTMATLSGCPSAPPSAPTSTSATSEQAAPPDDPKLIEQLRARSGLLTVDANGHVIKADFTVKGTKVAGEGETAAETSIGDDDLALVAKLTHLTELRLEGPKITDKGVLLLKPLTNLVVLGLENTQLTDTGAEVLASFPNLEVLYLRRTNILDPALAHLSKLAKLRALDLRFTNVTDEGMKSLAGLSQLRDLRLQATRVTDASLPLIAKLPNLQKLNVWGENFTDAGLSQLADTKTLRILELDDTRLTSEGLIKLGGLTNLEELHVRRTRIKNDGLAVVKNMPKMRRLLLRDTLCTDPGLEAVSGLKNLVELDLTEGIFGDDGVKNLAGLTSLEDLSLWATTTSDAGIESIRDLKKLKALNLEQTRITDAAAKTIAGFGELTELNLSQTEVTDATLKELAALKKLKKLSVNNCIMLSGGGLDELRAAIPGLQIVGP